The following coding sequences are from one Aliarcobacter skirrowii CCUG 10374 window:
- the rplU gene encoding 50S ribosomal protein L21 yields MYAIIKCGGKQYKVSEGDILDIDYTGKAAKETLEITDVIAVNNGELKTGDAVSNAKVEAVVVLDGTGVNRAKKVVIYKKRRRKDSKLKRGFRQSFTKIRITKIAA; encoded by the coding sequence ATGTACGCAATTATCAAATGTGGTGGGAAACAATACAAAGTATCTGAAGGTGATATTTTAGATATTGATTACACTGGAAAAGCTGCAAAAGAGACTTTAGAGATAACTGATGTTATAGCTGTAAATAACGGTGAATTAAAAACTGGAGATGCAGTATCTAATGCTAAAGTTGAAGCAGTAGTAGTTCTTGATGGAACTGGTGTAAACAGAGCGAAAAAAGTTGTAATTTATAAAAAAAGAAGAAGAAAAGACTCTAAGCTTAAAAGAGGTTTTAGACAAAGCTTCACAAAAATTAGAATTACAAAAATTGCTGCTTAA
- the rpmA gene encoding 50S ribosomal protein L27 gives MAHKKGQGSTQNNRDSAGRRLGVKKYGGEVVSAGNIIIRQRGTKVHLGNNVGMGKDHTIYSLIDGVVKFEIKDKKRKKVSVYAAS, from the coding sequence ATGGCTCACAAAAAAGGTCAAGGTAGTACTCAAAATAATAGAGACTCAGCTGGTAGAAGACTTGGAGTTAAAAAATATGGTGGAGAAGTTGTAAGTGCTGGAAACATCATTATTAGACAAAGAGGAACAAAAGTTCATTTAGGTAACAATGTTGGAATGGGTAAAGATCATACAATCTACTCTTTAATTGACGGTGTTGTTAAATTTGAAATTAAAGATAAAAAAAGAAAAAAAGTTTCTGTTTACGCTGCTTCGTAA
- the obgE gene encoding GTPase ObgE, translating to MFIDSARFSVSSGKGGQGCASFRREKFIVQGGPDGGDGGKGGDVYFLVDNNTDTLSFYKGRRVFKADKGQPGMGRQKTGKSAEPLVLIVPPGTQVIDDDTNEVLFDLLETGEKVLFLEGGKGGLGNVHFKNSRNQAPTYFQPGLPGVTRNIRLELKLIADVGLVGYPNVGKSTLISVTSNATPEVANYEFTTLTPKLGVVNVGDYSSFVMADIPGIIDGASEGKGLGLEFLRHIERTKTLLFVIDVANYRTMIDQYRVLKEELQKFSKELSQRNFAIALSKIDAYYGEDLKEDIKNFLNELNLEASNKNEFKFDEELPYFVQDLIFSKYDSSKPYFVLPISSLNKTNIKALTFALYGMQGK from the coding sequence ATGTTTATAGATAGTGCAAGATTTAGTGTAAGTAGTGGAAAAGGTGGGCAAGGTTGTGCATCTTTTAGAAGAGAGAAGTTTATAGTTCAGGGTGGTCCTGATGGTGGAGATGGTGGAAAAGGTGGAGATGTTTACTTTTTAGTAGATAATAATACAGATACTCTATCTTTTTATAAAGGAAGAAGAGTTTTTAAAGCCGACAAAGGTCAACCTGGAATGGGAAGACAAAAAACAGGAAAATCTGCTGAACCCTTAGTTTTAATTGTTCCTCCAGGAACACAGGTAATTGATGATGACACAAATGAAGTTTTATTTGATTTGCTTGAAACTGGAGAGAAGGTTCTTTTTTTAGAGGGTGGAAAAGGTGGACTTGGAAATGTTCACTTTAAAAATTCGAGAAATCAAGCACCTACATATTTTCAACCAGGACTTCCAGGAGTTACTAGAAATATAAGATTAGAGCTTAAATTAATTGCTGATGTTGGACTTGTAGGTTATCCAAATGTTGGAAAATCTACTTTAATATCTGTAACTTCAAATGCTACTCCAGAGGTTGCAAACTATGAGTTTACAACTTTAACTCCAAAACTAGGAGTTGTAAATGTTGGAGATTATAGCTCATTTGTTATGGCTGATATTCCAGGAATTATTGATGGTGCTAGCGAAGGAAAAGGGCTTGGATTAGAGTTCTTAAGACATATTGAAAGAACAAAAACACTTCTGTTTGTAATTGATGTTGCAAACTATAGAACAATGATTGATCAATATAGAGTGTTAAAAGAGGAGTTGCAAAAATTTTCCAAAGAGTTGTCACAAAGAAACTTTGCTATAGCTTTAAGTAAAATAGATGCTTATTATGGAGAAGATTTAAAAGAGGATATTAAAAACTTTTTAAATGAGTTAAATTTAGAAGCTAGTAATAAAAATGAGTTTAAATTTGATGAAGAGTTACCATATTTTGTGCAAGATTTAATATTCTCAAAGTATGATAGTAGTAAACCATATTTTGTTTTACCAATATCATCTTTAAATAAGACAAATATAAAAGCTCTAACATTTGCACTATATGGAATGCAAGGAAAGTAG
- the proB gene encoding glutamate 5-kinase, whose product MKRLVIKVGTAVLTQDNELAIQRMQNLVELIAKLKIEKNLEVILVSSGAVGAGYTELKLDKTVLANKQTLAAIGQPKLMKTYQEMFSKYNIIAAQMLFIADDFDSRKRSQNAKNVMEILLQNSVLPIINENDVISTEELIGDNDQLAAYVTHYFKADMLAILTDIDGYYNKNPREFSDAQLQKIVNEISSEELDKKPSANSKFATGGIVTKLKAADFLMQKNIPMYLSSGFDLKNAYDFLLNNIHNSGTLFKK is encoded by the coding sequence ATGAAAAGGTTAGTTATTAAAGTTGGAACTGCTGTTTTAACTCAAGATAATGAATTAGCAATTCAAAGAATGCAAAATTTAGTTGAGCTTATTGCAAAATTAAAAATAGAGAAAAATTTAGAGGTAATATTGGTAAGTTCAGGTGCTGTTGGAGCTGGTTATACAGAGTTAAAACTTGATAAAACAGTTTTAGCAAATAAACAAACTCTTGCAGCAATTGGTCAGCCAAAATTGATGAAAACTTATCAAGAGATGTTTTCAAAATATAATATAATAGCTGCTCAAATGCTATTTATCGCAGATGATTTTGATTCAAGAAAAAGAAGTCAAAATGCAAAAAATGTTATGGAAATATTGCTTCAAAACAGTGTTTTGCCAATAATAAATGAAAATGATGTTATCTCAACAGAAGAGTTAATAGGGGATAATGACCAATTAGCAGCTTATGTAACACACTATTTTAAAGCCGATATGCTTGCAATTTTAACAGATATTGATGGATATTATAATAAAAATCCAAGAGAGTTTAGTGATGCACAACTTCAAAAAATTGTAAATGAAATAAGCTCTGAAGAGCTTGATAAAAAACCAAGTGCTAATTCAAAATTTGCAACAGGTGGAATTGTAACAAAACTAAAAGCAGCAGATTTTTTAATGCAAAAAAATATTCCTATGTATCTAAGTAGTGGATTTGATTTAAAAAATGCTTATGATTTTTTATTAAATAATATACATAATAGTGGAACACTATTTAAAAAATAA
- the fmt gene encoding methionyl-tRNA formyltransferase: MSKKVLFMGTPSYATEILKELLASKYEVVGIFTQEDKPVGRKQLLTPPHIKQFCIDNSLDIPIFQPKKLKDNLVAYLSILDLKPDFIVVAAYGQILPKDILNIAPCINLHASILPNYRGASPIQEGILNDDKYLGVTSMFMEEGLDCGDILGFSYLRNSNLLVDEAFEKLSILAAKLTITTLNNFENIRPLKQNNCEASFCKKIKKEDGLVDFFDAKKLFLKYKAYSFWPTIFLKSDLKIKDIELIEESSKNEAGKILEISKDYIIVACLTGTLKIKTIQAPSKKAINAVEYIRGQRLEVGDILE, from the coding sequence TTGAGCAAAAAAGTTTTATTTATGGGAACACCATCTTATGCTACTGAGATTTTAAAAGAGCTTTTAGCAAGTAAGTATGAAGTTGTTGGAATTTTCACTCAAGAGGATAAACCAGTAGGTAGAAAACAACTTCTTACACCTCCTCATATAAAACAGTTTTGTATCGATAACTCTTTAGATATACCTATTTTTCAACCAAAAAAACTAAAAGATAATTTAGTTGCGTATTTATCAATTTTGGATTTAAAACCAGATTTTATTGTTGTTGCAGCTTATGGACAAATTCTTCCAAAAGATATTTTAAATATTGCTCCTTGTATAAATCTTCATGCTTCAATTTTACCAAATTATAGGGGAGCTAGTCCTATTCAAGAGGGTATTTTAAATGATGATAAATATCTAGGAGTTACTTCTATGTTTATGGAAGAGGGACTTGATTGTGGAGATATTTTGGGATTTTCATATTTAAGAAATAGTAATTTACTTGTAGATGAAGCATTTGAAAAACTATCAATTTTAGCAGCTAAACTTACAATTACAACTTTAAATAATTTTGAAAATATAAGACCATTAAAACAAAACAACTGTGAAGCTAGTTTTTGTAAAAAAATAAAAAAAGAGGATGGATTAGTAGATTTTTTTGATGCAAAAAAACTATTTTTGAAATATAAAGCTTACTCTTTTTGGCCAACAATATTTTTAAAATCTGATCTAAAAATAAAGGATATTGAGCTTATTGAAGAGAGTTCAAAAAATGAAGCTGGAAAAATTTTAGAGATATCAAAAGATTATATTATTGTTGCATGTTTGACTGGAACATTAAAAATTAAAACAATTCAAGCTCCATCTAAAAAAGCTATAAATGCTGTTGAGTATATTAGAGGTCAAAGATTGGAAGTTGGAGATATTTTAGAGTAA
- a CDS encoding AEC family transporter has protein sequence MLDPVLPIALYLLFGYLYKIFFQDNSKQLVDFIIYFSLPAIVFSKIYPLDLNFDHLLLILMFNAIILFNLLLSFLIGKLLKLEKIYLATFMIMATFGNTSFIGFSYIDAFYGQDFIVYGLIYDIFGSFLLLVSIGMFIITWGSGRKNSIFTISKSIFLFPPMIIFFVTLIAKNFEIPNFLIHTTDNLGSTLVPIAMIAIGMKLQLKNIFSKLHIVTIAVILKMIFVPIVVLFLFNYFYNLDETWIKVTIIEVAMPPMTMAAVLAIKGGLDEKIAINSLVLGVILSLLTITLFTTHLA, from the coding sequence ATGCTAGACCCTGTTTTACCGATTGCTTTATATTTGTTATTTGGTTACTTATATAAAATATTTTTTCAAGATAATTCAAAACAACTTGTAGATTTTATTATCTATTTTTCTCTTCCTGCAATTGTTTTTTCAAAAATTTATCCTTTGGATTTAAATTTTGATCATTTACTTCTAATTTTAATGTTTAATGCAATTATTCTATTTAATTTATTACTATCTTTTTTAATTGGTAAACTTCTTAAATTAGAAAAAATTTATCTTGCTACTTTTATGATTATGGCAACTTTTGGAAATACCTCTTTTATAGGTTTTTCTTATATTGATGCTTTTTATGGACAAGATTTTATAGTTTATGGACTTATTTATGATATTTTTGGTTCATTTTTACTTTTAGTTTCTATTGGTATGTTTATAATTACTTGGGGAAGTGGAAGAAAAAATAGTATCTTTACTATTTCAAAATCAATCTTTTTATTTCCTCCTATGATAATATTTTTTGTAACTTTAATTGCAAAAAACTTTGAAATTCCAAATTTTTTAATACATACAACAGATAATTTAGGCTCAACTTTAGTTCCTATTGCAATGATTGCTATTGGAATGAAACTTCAATTAAAAAACATATTCTCAAAACTTCATATTGTAACAATAGCTGTAATTTTAAAGATGATTTTTGTTCCTATAGTTGTCTTATTTTTATTTAACTATTTTTATAATTTAGATGAAACTTGGATTAAAGTTACAATTATTGAAGTTGCAATGCCACCAATGACTATGGCAGCAGTTTTAGCTATAAAAGGTGGCTTGGATGAGAAAATTGCTATAAATAGCTTAGTATTAGGTGTTATTTTAAGTCTTCTAACAATTACACTATTCACAACGCATTTAGCATAA
- a CDS encoding biotin--[acetyl-CoA-carboxylase] ligase: MKFIRLKTVNSTQLYLKDYVSKNGYKEPICVVADIQTNGIGSRGNSWQGAIGNLFFSFVLNKNDLPNDLPLQSASIYFTYVLKELFAQQGSRVFLKWPNDFYIENKKIGGAITSTTKDLLFCGIGINLKEPNSDFGKLDIKIDIEELLNEYFENISKKIEWKEIFSLFKVEFRHSKKFQATIDGIKVSLENAILNGDGSIQINDKKVFSLR; encoded by the coding sequence ATGAAATTTATACGATTAAAAACAGTTAATTCAACACAACTTTATTTAAAAGATTATGTTAGCAAAAATGGTTACAAAGAGCCTATTTGTGTTGTTGCAGATATACAAACTAATGGAATAGGAAGTAGAGGAAATAGTTGGCAAGGAGCTATTGGAAATCTATTTTTCTCTTTTGTTTTAAATAAAAACGATTTACCAAACGATTTACCTTTGCAAAGTGCTAGTATATATTTTACATATGTTTTAAAAGAGTTATTTGCACAACAAGGTTCAAGAGTTTTTTTAAAGTGGCCAAATGATTTTTATATAGAAAATAAAAAAATTGGTGGAGCAATTACTTCAACAACAAAAGATCTTCTTTTTTGTGGTATTGGAATCAATTTAAAAGAACCAAATAGTGATTTTGGAAAATTGGATATAAAAATAGATATTGAAGAACTTTTAAATGAGTATTTTGAAAATATTTCTAAAAAAATTGAATGGAAGGAAATTTTTAGTCTTTTTAAGGTAGAATTTAGACATTCAAAAAAATTTCAAGCAACAATTGATGGTATCAAAGTTTCACTTGAAAATGCAATTTTAAATGGTGATGGTTCTATACAAATTAACGATAAAAAGGTATTTAGTTTAAGATGA
- a CDS encoding ParA family protein codes for MTEIISIANQKGGVGKTTTAVNLSAALALDGKKVLLIDADPQANATTSLGFHRDTYEYNIYHVMLGTKELSEIILDSEIDNLKVAPSNIGLVGIEKEFYKNTKERELVLKRKIDTIKDEYDYIIIDSPPALGPITINTLGASTSVLIPIQCEFFALEGLAQLLNTIKLVRQTINKNLEIKGFLPTMYSSQNNLSKQVFADLAQHFESKLFKLGDDSYIVIPRNIKLAESPSFGKPIMLYDVTSIGTKAYENLAKAIIG; via the coding sequence ATGACAGAGATTATTTCAATAGCAAATCAAAAAGGTGGAGTAGGTAAAACTACTACAGCTGTTAATCTTAGTGCAGCACTTGCACTGGATGGGAAAAAAGTGTTATTAATTGATGCAGATCCACAAGCAAATGCAACAACATCTTTAGGCTTTCATAGAGATACTTATGAGTATAATATATATCATGTTATGCTTGGAACAAAAGAGCTTTCTGAAATAATTTTAGACTCTGAAATAGATAATTTAAAAGTTGCTCCATCTAATATTGGTCTTGTTGGTATTGAAAAAGAGTTTTATAAAAATACAAAAGAGAGAGAGCTTGTATTAAAAAGAAAAATAGATACTATAAAAGATGAATACGATTATATAATAATAGATTCACCTCCAGCTTTAGGACCAATTACAATAAATACTTTAGGTGCTTCAACATCTGTATTAATACCAATCCAGTGTGAATTTTTTGCACTTGAAGGTTTAGCACAGCTATTAAATACAATAAAATTAGTTAGACAAACTATAAATAAAAATCTTGAAATAAAAGGTTTTTTACCAACAATGTATAGTTCGCAAAACAACCTTTCAAAACAGGTTTTTGCTGATTTGGCACAACATTTTGAAAGCAAGTTATTTAAGCTAGGAGATGATTCTTATATTGTAATTCCAAGAAATATAAAATTAGCAGAGAGTCCAAGTTTTGGAAAACCAATCATGCTTTATGATGTAACAAGTATTGGAACTAAAGCTTATGAAAATTTAGCGAAAGCAATAATAGGATAG